From Enterococcus wangshanyuanii, the proteins below share one genomic window:
- the nifJ gene encoding pyruvate:ferredoxin (flavodoxin) oxidoreductase, with protein sequence MRKMKTMDGNTAAAYISYAFTELAAIYPITPSSTMAELVDQWSAEGKENIFGQPVKIVEMQSEAGAAGVVHGSLKTGALTTTYTASQGLLLMIPNMYKIAGELLPSVFHVASRAVTTNALNIFGDHGDVMAARQTGFAMLCESSVQEVMDLSAVAHLASVESSVPFINFFDGFRTSHEIQKIEVLEYEELAPLLNQEKVKEFRSRSMNPNHPSVSGTNQNPDIHFQQRETINRYYEEIPTIVKHYMDEINALRGTDYDLVTYYGAEDAEEVIVSMGSAAQAIEQTIDYLAKQGRKVGFLNIHLYRPFPVETFLEKMPKTVKAIAVMDRTKEPGAGGEPLLLDVQSAMYESELRPMIIGGRYGLGSKDVLPNQIVAIYDELKKEKKAAKSRFTIGIVDDVTYTSLDCGEALDLTNPKTYQAKFWGFGSDGTVGANKSAIKIIGDHTDKYAQGFFYYDSKKSGGLTVSHLRFGETPIRSTYLIEHADFVACHTAAYLHTYDLVKGLKKGGTFLLNTVWNDEQLERFLPNKLKKYLAENEINFYTINAVKLASEVGLGGRINTAMETAFFKLADIMPFDEVLPILKEEAHKSYARKSMAVVEKNVQAIERTVELLHKVEVPEAWKTIEVKPKVRKANVTDYVHEIVEPINRQEGNELPVGAFIKNDMTDGRMPLGTTAVEKRGIAVEVPEWISDRCTMCNECAFVCPHAAIRPFLADDEEMEEAPEGYIVREMRGKDGLKYRIQVSVEDCTGCGLCVDACPAKGKALVMKPYEEQKEQAMNWAFSMTLKQKENPAKPNTVLGTQFNKPLLEFSGACSGCGETPYVKLLTQMFGDRMMIANATGCSSIWGGAAPVSPYTTNDEGQGPAWSNSLLEDNAEFGYGMLLANQTRREHLALKMTQAMPFASPELKLLMEDWIEHMHTGEGTQQRAAKLKAALLDEKTNQPALETVYADHDLFVKNSQWMIGGDGWAYDIGYGGIDHVLASGADVNMLVLDNEVYSNTGGQTSKATPASAIAKFSASGKYVSKKDLGMMAMTYGNVYVAQIASGANQMQTIKAFEEAERFPGPSIIIAYTPCITHGLAGGMSKTLQEAKEAVNSGYWSLYRYNPELREAGKNPMTLDYKKPNFAEMKDFMRKQVRFSSLESTQPEFAGKLFDKTVDDAKNRFYNYARMAGQEEKIKAKLEKTDIDVVAEKAPRVKKERMVDPEAEARRAERAAKRAKTEE encoded by the coding sequence ATGCGAAAAATGAAGACGATGGATGGAAATACAGCAGCTGCTTACATATCGTATGCTTTTACAGAACTAGCAGCTATTTACCCAATCACACCCAGCTCAACAATGGCTGAATTAGTTGATCAATGGTCAGCAGAAGGCAAAGAAAATATCTTTGGTCAACCGGTCAAAATTGTTGAAATGCAGTCAGAAGCTGGAGCAGCAGGAGTCGTACACGGCTCATTGAAAACAGGCGCTTTGACAACGACATATACAGCTTCACAAGGTTTATTATTGATGATCCCGAATATGTACAAAATCGCTGGGGAATTACTGCCATCAGTATTCCACGTTGCCAGTCGGGCTGTAACCACAAATGCGCTGAATATTTTTGGCGATCATGGGGATGTGATGGCTGCCCGCCAAACTGGATTTGCCATGTTGTGTGAGAGCAGTGTGCAGGAAGTGATGGATTTATCGGCCGTTGCTCATTTGGCTTCAGTCGAATCAAGCGTACCATTTATTAACTTTTTCGATGGCTTCAGAACAAGTCATGAAATTCAAAAAATCGAAGTACTTGAATATGAAGAGCTAGCACCATTATTAAATCAAGAAAAAGTCAAAGAATTCCGTAGCAGAAGCATGAACCCAAATCATCCTTCCGTTAGCGGAACGAATCAAAATCCAGATATCCATTTTCAACAACGTGAAACGATCAACCGTTACTATGAAGAAATTCCAACGATCGTGAAACATTATATGGATGAAATCAATGCTTTAAGAGGAACAGACTATGACTTAGTCACTTATTATGGTGCAGAAGATGCTGAAGAAGTGATCGTTTCAATGGGCTCTGCCGCTCAAGCAATCGAGCAGACGATCGATTATTTGGCAAAGCAAGGACGAAAAGTTGGATTCTTAAATATTCATCTATATCGTCCATTTCCAGTTGAAACCTTTTTAGAAAAAATGCCAAAAACAGTTAAGGCCATTGCGGTGATGGATCGTACCAAAGAGCCAGGTGCCGGTGGAGAACCGTTATTATTAGATGTTCAAAGTGCGATGTATGAATCAGAATTACGTCCAATGATCATCGGCGGACGTTACGGATTAGGTTCAAAAGATGTCTTACCAAATCAAATCGTCGCGATTTATGACGAACTAAAAAAAGAAAAGAAAGCAGCAAAATCACGCTTTACGATCGGGATCGTTGACGATGTCACTTATACTTCACTTGATTGTGGAGAGGCCCTTGATCTAACGAATCCCAAAACCTATCAGGCAAAATTCTGGGGCTTCGGTTCAGATGGTACAGTTGGTGCAAATAAATCAGCAATCAAAATCATTGGTGATCATACAGATAAATACGCACAAGGCTTCTTTTACTATGATTCAAAAAAATCAGGCGGTTTAACTGTCTCTCATTTACGTTTTGGTGAGACACCGATCCGCTCAACTTACTTGATCGAACATGCTGATTTTGTTGCTTGTCATACAGCTGCCTATTTGCATACGTATGATTTAGTGAAGGGCTTGAAAAAAGGTGGTACGTTTTTACTGAATACCGTTTGGAATGATGAACAATTAGAACGCTTCTTACCAAACAAACTGAAAAAATACCTTGCTGAAAATGAAATCAATTTCTACACGATCAATGCAGTTAAATTAGCGAGCGAAGTTGGCTTAGGCGGTCGCATCAATACGGCGATGGAAACAGCTTTCTTCAAACTTGCTGACATCATGCCATTTGACGAAGTGCTGCCGATCTTAAAAGAAGAAGCCCACAAAAGTTATGCTAGAAAGTCGATGGCTGTCGTAGAAAAAAATGTGCAGGCGATCGAACGTACAGTAGAGCTACTGCATAAAGTAGAAGTACCTGAGGCATGGAAGACAATAGAAGTTAAACCGAAAGTCCGCAAAGCGAACGTAACGGATTATGTTCATGAAATTGTCGAACCAATCAATCGTCAGGAAGGAAATGAACTTCCTGTTGGAGCGTTTATCAAAAACGATATGACTGATGGTCGGATGCCGCTTGGAACAACGGCTGTTGAAAAACGCGGCATTGCGGTTGAAGTTCCAGAATGGATCAGCGACCGTTGCACCATGTGTAATGAATGTGCATTCGTATGCCCCCATGCAGCGATTCGTCCGTTCCTCGCAGATGATGAGGAGATGGAAGAAGCCCCAGAAGGATATATCGTAAGAGAAATGCGCGGCAAAGACGGCTTGAAGTATCGTATTCAAGTTTCCGTTGAGGATTGTACAGGCTGTGGTTTGTGTGTCGATGCATGTCCAGCTAAAGGCAAAGCTTTAGTGATGAAACCATACGAAGAGCAAAAAGAACAAGCGATGAACTGGGCCTTTTCAATGACCTTGAAACAAAAAGAAAACCCTGCTAAACCAAATACGGTTTTAGGAACACAATTCAATAAACCATTACTGGAATTTTCTGGCGCTTGTTCCGGCTGTGGTGAAACACCGTACGTAAAATTACTAACGCAAATGTTTGGCGATCGTATGATGATTGCAAATGCCACAGGCTGCTCTTCCATTTGGGGCGGTGCCGCTCCTGTTTCACCTTATACGACAAATGATGAAGGTCAAGGACCTGCTTGGTCTAACTCTTTGTTGGAAGACAATGCTGAATTTGGCTATGGAATGCTATTGGCGAATCAAACACGCCGTGAACATTTAGCCTTGAAGATGACACAAGCGATGCCTTTTGCTTCTCCGGAATTAAAATTATTGATGGAAGACTGGATCGAGCATATGCATACTGGTGAGGGAACTCAGCAGCGTGCGGCGAAATTGAAAGCAGCATTATTGGATGAAAAAACGAACCAGCCTGCTTTAGAAACAGTATACGCTGATCATGATTTATTTGTGAAAAATAGTCAGTGGATGATCGGCGGTGACGGTTGGGCGTATGATATTGGGTACGGCGGGATCGATCACGTACTTGCCAGTGGGGCTGATGTAAATATGTTGGTTTTAGATAATGAGGTATACTCGAATACTGGCGGACAAACCTCAAAAGCAACACCCGCATCTGCAATTGCCAAGTTTTCTGCCAGCGGAAAATATGTTTCTAAAAAAGATTTGGGAATGATGGCGATGACCTACGGCAATGTCTATGTAGCGCAAATTGCATCTGGCGCCAATCAAATGCAAACGATCAAAGCATTTGAAGAAGCTGAACGCTTCCCTGGACCTTCGATCATCATTGCCTACACACCTTGTATCACTCATGGCTTAGCGGGCGGTATGAGCAAGACCTTACAGGAAGCGAAAGAAGCAGTCAATTCCGGCTATTGGTCGCTATATCGTTATAATCCTGAACTTAGAGAAGCAGGAAAAAATCCAATGACTTTGGATTATAAAAAACCGAATTTTGCTGAAATGAAAGACTTTATGCGTAAACAAGTTCGTTTCTCTTCTTTAGAATCCACTCAGCCGGAATTTGCTGGTAAGTTATTCGATAAGACAGTAGATGATGCGAAGAATCGTTTCTATAATTATGCGCGAATGGCTGGCCAAGAAGAAAAAATCAAGGCAAAACTGGAAAAAACAGATATAGACGTAGTTGCTGAAAAGGCTCCGCGTGTCAAAAAAGAACGTATGGTTGATCCAGAAGCGGAAGCTAGACGTGCAGAACGGGCAGCGAAACGAGCAAAAACAGAAGAATAA
- a CDS encoding DUF3114 domain-containing protein: MRTMKELEQSHCFETKLEKPKKLSKEEFHTYKKKVLKQTNNLQSMNWDSKAIFAYIVYIKSMVDLADDHYTEILNSSKKKLSLIGSPLYEQLFIHSNLPDKEKIHLVIQQLGGFLNEQNDLEMAHSDHCFDPEMAPGSSFLDIFAKTVQRAYPNGLEIKDSDKKIDRSTLKKNYPDETMLHQFRHQLDKHNVLYVKKYRAKHNLPTDEAAIKKILKNKWFYADPQYHNRALLGIDVTADDIRSGQRVLTKRGLLKKIRKRGFYRKILSADYHSEFIIDEAGELISQWTTKTQETVYQKMPIANGESFNYGERPRYDATKSHNRLDGTPPHYFDPTQRMQIKKNWISPKDDWFYQVIRRLAEKGCRFKKKVK; this comes from the coding sequence ATGCGAACGATGAAAGAGTTAGAACAAAGTCATTGCTTTGAAACTAAGCTGGAGAAACCGAAAAAGCTTTCAAAGGAAGAATTTCATACCTATAAAAAGAAAGTATTGAAACAAACCAACAATCTTCAATCAATGAACTGGGATAGTAAAGCTATTTTTGCATATATTGTTTATATAAAAAGCATGGTTGACTTGGCAGATGATCATTATACTGAAATTCTCAACAGTTCTAAAAAGAAACTTTCCCTTATTGGCTCTCCTTTGTATGAACAATTATTTATTCATAGCAACTTACCTGACAAAGAAAAGATCCACTTAGTCATACAACAATTAGGGGGCTTTCTGAATGAACAGAACGATCTGGAAATGGCTCATTCTGATCATTGCTTCGACCCTGAGATGGCTCCAGGCTCTTCTTTTTTAGATATTTTTGCAAAAACTGTTCAAAGAGCGTATCCGAATGGATTGGAAATCAAAGACTCAGATAAAAAGATAGACCGATCAACTCTCAAAAAAAATTATCCTGATGAAACCATGCTGCATCAATTTCGCCATCAATTAGACAAACATAATGTATTATACGTAAAAAAATACCGTGCAAAGCATAATCTTCCCACTGATGAAGCAGCAATCAAAAAGATCCTAAAAAACAAGTGGTTTTACGCAGACCCTCAGTATCACAATCGAGCCCTTTTAGGTATAGATGTGACTGCAGATGATATTCGTAGTGGGCAACGAGTGTTAACAAAAAGAGGATTGCTCAAAAAAATCAGAAAGCGCGGCTTCTATCGAAAAATTTTATCTGCTGATTATCATAGTGAATTTATTATTGATGAAGCAGGAGAGCTGATCAGCCAGTGGACGACGAAAACACAAGAAACAGTCTACCAGAAAATGCCGATCGCCAACGGTGAATCTTTCAATTACGGCGAACGCCCTCGGTATGATGCGACCAAGAGCCATAATCGATTAGATGGTACGCCACCTCATTATTTTGATCCAACTCAGCGGATGCAGATCAAAAAGAATTGGATTTCGCCAAAAGATGACTGGTTTTATCAAGTGATCCGCCGCTTAGCTGAAAAAGGTTGTCGATTTAAGAAAAAAGTAAAGTAA